The Meles meles chromosome 6, mMelMel3.1 paternal haplotype, whole genome shotgun sequence genome has a window encoding:
- the TGM7 gene encoding protein-glutamine gamma-glutamyltransferase Z, with product MGDPVAALELRSVDLQSPRNNKEHHTQEMGLRRLIVRRGQSFGLQLHFNRPFHFGTDYLTFVAETGPAPKELLGTRATFSLTQARKGNVWSAFDFTIDTNSLLVSLFTPANAVIGPYTLKLEISQGQSNSVVHPLGTFILLFNPWNAEDDVYLPSEILLQEYIMMDYGFVYKGHERFITAWPWNYGQFEEDIIDICFEILNKSLYFLENPSKDYSQRNDPVYICRVVSAMINSNDDSGVLQGNWGEDYSRGVSPLEWNGSVAILRQWSARGRQPVKYGQCWVFAAVMCTVMRCLGVPTRVVSNFRSAHNMDGNLTIDTYYDQNAEMLPTQKRDKIWNFHVWNECWMIRKDLPPGYNGWQVLDPTPQQTSSGLFCCGPASVKAIREGEVHLPYDTPFVYAEVNADEVIWLFGNGQAQEILVHNTSSIGKEISTKMVGSDQRQNITSSYKYPEGSPEERSVFMKASGKMLAPRRASSPFLDLLGSGGPEDQPAQLQLHLARTPEWGQDLMLTLHAWRVPDRVHSRGSISLAVRFSAQALLHQGETREPLWRQTVHLNLDFGKEIQLPLLLPYDNYRNKLTDEKLIRVSGIAKVEDTGRSMLVLKDISLEPPHLSIEVSKRAEVGKALRVHITLTNTLTVALSNCTMVLEGSGLIDGQISKNIGTLVAGHTIQIQVDLYPIKTGPRQLQVLISSKEIKEIKGYRDIFVAASRAS from the exons ATGGGGGATCCAG TGGCAGCCTTGGAGCTCAGGTCTGTGGATCTGCAGAGCCCGAGGAACAACAAAGAGCATCACACCCAGGAGATGGGCCTGAGGCGCCTCATCGTGAGACGGGGCCAGTCCTTTGGGCTCCAACTACATTTCAACCGACCCTTTCACTTTGGGACAGACTATCTCACCTTCGTGGCTGAGACTG GACCGGCGCCCAAGGAGTTGCTGGGAACCCGAGCCACCTTCTCTCTCACCCAGGCTCGAAAAGGAAATGTCTGGAGCGCCTTTGACTTCACCATTGACACCAACTCGCTCTTAGTCTCCCTTTTCACGCCAGCCAATGCAGTCATTggtccctatactctgaagctaGAGATCTCCCAGGGTCAGAGTAACAGTGTGGTTCACCCACTGGGGACTTTCATCCTGCTTTTTAACCCTTGGAATGCAG AGGACGATGTCTACCTGCCAAGTGAAATCCTGCTACAGGAGTACATCATGATGGACTATGGCTTTGTTTACAAGGGTCATGAAAGATTCATCACCGCCTGGCCCTGGAACTATGGGCAG TTTGAAGAGGACATCATAGATATCTGCTTCGAGATCTTGAACAAGAGCCTGTACTTCTTAGAGAATCCGTCCAAAGACTACTCTCAGCGGAACGACCCAGTGTACATCTGCAGGGTGGTGAGCGCCATG ATCAACAGCAATGACGACAGCGGTGTGCTGCAGGGGAACTGGGGAGAGGACTACTCCAGGGGGGTCAGCCCGCTGGAGTGGAATGGCAGCGTAGCCATCCTGCGGCAGTGGTCAGCCAGGGGCAGGCAGCCTGTGAAGTATGGGCAGTGCTGGGTCTTTGCAGCTGTAATGTGCACAG TAATGAGATGTTTAGGTGTTCCAACCCGCGTGGTTTCCAATTTTCGTTCTGCACACAACATGGATGGGAACTTAACCATTGACACCTACTATGACCAAAATGCAGAGATGCTGCCAACTCAGAAGCGAGACAAAATATG GAATTTCCACGTCTGGAATGAGTGCTGGATGATCCGGAAAGATCTCCCACCAGGATACAATGGTTGGCAGGTTCTGGACCCCACTCCCCAGCAAACCAGCAGCG GGCTGTTCTGCTGTGGCCCTGCCTCTGTGAAGGCCATCAGGGAAGGGGAGGTCCACCTGCCCTATGACACCCCATTTGTGTATGCCGAGGTGAATGCTGATGAAGTCATTTGGCTCTTTGGGAATGGCCAGGCCCAGGAAATCCTGGTCCATAACACCAGTTCCATCGGGAAGGAAATCAGCACCAAGATGGTAGGGTCAGATCAGCGCCAGAACATTACCAGCTCCTACAAGTATCCAGAAG GGTCCCCTGAGGAGCGATCTGTGTTCATGAAGGCTTCCGGGAAAATGCTGGCCCCAAGAAGGGCCTCCTCCCCCTTCCTAGAtctgctgggctctgggggcCCTGAGGACCAGCCCGCACAGCTGCAACTTCACCTGGCCAGGACCCCCGAGTGGGGCCAGGACCTGATGCTGACACTGCATGCCTGGAGGGTGCCAGACAGAGTCCACTCCCGGGGGTCCATCAGCCTGGCGGTGCGCTTCAGCGCCCAGGCCCTGTTGCACCAGGGTGAAACCCGGGAGCCTCTCTGGAGGCAAACAGTGCACTTGAACCTGGATTTTGGGAAGG AGATACAGTTGCCGCTCTTGCTACCCTACGACAATTACAGAAACAAGCTGACAGATGAGAAACTGATCCGGGTGTCTGGCATTGCCAAGGTGGAAGATACAGGGAGGTCCATGCTGGTCCTAAAAGACATCTCTCTGGAGCCTCCTCACTTGTCTATTGAG GTGTCTAAAAGGGCTGAGGTGGGCAAGGCACTGAGGGTCCACATCACCCTGACCAATACCCTGACAGTGGCTCTGAGTAACTGCACCATGGTCCTAGAGGGAAGTGGCCTCATCGATGGGCAGATATCCAAGAA CATTGGGACGCTGGTGGCTGGACATACCATCCAAATTCAAGTGGACCTCTACCCCATCAAAACTGGGCCCCGCCAGCTGCAAGTCCTCATTAGCAGCAAAGAGATCAAGGAGATCAAGGGCTACAGGGACATCTTTGTGGCTGCCTCCAGGGCTTCTTGA